Proteins found in one Lates calcarifer isolate ASB-BC8 linkage group LG8, TLL_Latcal_v3, whole genome shotgun sequence genomic segment:
- the flrt1b gene encoding leucine-rich repeat transmembrane protein FLRT1 — MAAESLAELRDWLFLLLLCLTLLAEVLELAAAAIAMETGEGDEGIVCPSVCRCDEGFVYCNDRGLSIIPPLPLTAAILYLQSNRLSNAGLPPSLERSTSIRVIYLYANQLDEFPIHLPPSLRELHLQDNNIRTLPRSALAKLPLLERLHLDDNSISTVSIQERAFSGTPRLRLLFLSRNHLSSIPAGLPASLEELRLDDNRISTIPTHAFRGLSSLRRLVLDGNLLANTRIADDTFSRLSNLTELSLVRNALQSPPVNLPSAHLVRLHLQDNGMTHIPRGALDGMRRLQRLDLSGNNLTSLPRGLLKDTESLEMLLLRGNPWYCGCNLRWLHAWLHGRGAAVTVRGLTCQGPEPVRGQTLRDLTSLMEQCEGPPAGPSTGVGVNTAEKDGGGEDGLGGGQAVASVPHGSTTTTSLLVPTQGSLFTLRAKRPGLVMPLPPSEGGQVSGEALELTVKPLSSDSVLVSWLCPQPAPSFRLSWLRLGSSAALGSITETLVPGERRQYLLTQLTPRSHYLICLLPLRQEPSFGGSSMGSSRAGSMDTDSKDSAPACAQIETGEALISSGGEGSDKDGQDSELTALPLAGIIGGATALVSLLLIFGIFCWYGQRAGYMSGDSGSYSRGRGGKHYDDYVESGTKKDTSILEIRAPPAGFQMTAMAHQPLQPKLEDVTYIHTIFPSSSSSSQANGTYRSSHGAGSLNGTILSQTSHHHVTYGTNRGYREGGIPDIDYAYT; from the coding sequence ATGGCAGCTGAGAGTCTTGCAGAGCTCCGTGATTGgctctttctgctcctcctgtgCCTCACCTTATTGGCTGAGGTGCTGGAGCTGGCGGCAGCGGCAATTGCCATGGAGACCGGCGAGGGAGATGAGGGCATTGTTTGTCCCTCAGTGTGCCGCTGTGATGAGGGTTTTGTCTACTGCAATGACCGTGGCCTCAGCATAATTCCTCCGCTACCATTAACAGCTGCCATCCTCTACTTGCAGAGCAACCGGCTTAGTAACGCTGGGCTGCCGCCGTCACTGGAACGCAGCACTTCCATACGAGTGATTTACCTGTATGCCAACCAGTTGGATGAATTCCCTATACACCTGCCGCCTTCGTTACGAGAGCTCCATTTGCAGGATAATAATATACGAACGTTACCGCGGTCAGCTCTGGCCAAATTACCGTTACTAGAACGTTTACACCTGGATGATAACTCTATATCAACAGTTAGCATCCAGGAGAGAGCTTTTTCTGGGACTCCACGGCTTCgactgctgtttctgtctcgGAACCACCTGTCAAGCATCCCCGCGGGCTTGCCAGCTTCCTTGGAAGAGTTGCGACTGGACGACAATAGAATCAGCACCATCCCCACACATGCCTTCAGGGGGCTCTCCTCACTGCGACGCTTGGTCCTGGATGGGAACCTGTTGGCCAACACACGCATTGCAGATGACACCTTTTCCCGTCTCTCCAACCTGACTGAGCTGTCACTGGTCAGGAATGCCCTGCAGTCACCACCTGTCAACCTGCCTTCAGCTCACCTGGTGCGACTCCATCTCCAAGACAACGGAATGACCCACATACCAAGGGGGGCGCTGGATGGGATGCGGCGGCTACAGAGGCTGGACCTGTCAGGGAACAATCTGACCAGTCTCCCCCGAGGACTTTTGAAGGACACAGAGAGCCTGGAGATGCTACTGCTGCGAGGAAACCCCTGGTACTGCGGCTGCAACCTTCGCTGGCTCCACGCCTGGCTGCACGGCCGGGGGGCAGCAGTGACAGTCAGAGGTCTGACTTGTCAGGGGCCTGAGCCTGTAAGGGGCCAGACCCTGAGAGACCTAACCTCCCTGATGGAGCAATGCGAAGGCCCACCTGCCGGTCCCAGTACTGGAGTTGGGGTgaacacagcagaaaaagatGGAGGTGGTGAAGATGGTCTTGGAGGGGGGCAAGCAGTGGCTTCAGTCCCCCATGGCAGCACCACCACTACCTCTCTGTTGGTCCCCACACAAGGTTCCCTCTTTACACTGCGAGCCAAGCGGCCAGGCCTAGTTATGCCTCTGCCTCCCAGTGAAGGGGGACAGGTATCTGGAGAGGCCTTAGAGCTGACTGTAAAACCGCTCTCCTCAGACAGTGTGCTGGTCAGCTGGCTTTGCCCACAGCCGGCACCCTCCTTCCGCTTGTCGTGGCTGAGGTTGGGCAGCAGTGCAGCTCTTGGTTCAATAACAGAAACTCTGGTTcctggagagaggagacagtaCCTCCTCACCCAGCTCACCCCACGCTCACATTACCTCATCTGCCTGCTGCCACTACGACAGGAGCCCTCCTTTGGGGGTTCCAGCATGGGTTCATCTCGAGCTGGCAGCATGGACACGGACAGTAAAGACTCGGCCCCAGCCTGTGCTCAGATAGAGACTGGAGAGGCTCTGATCAGCTCAGGAGGGGAGGGGTCAGATAAAGATGGACAGGACTCAGAGCTAACAGCCCTGCCATTGGCTGGGATCATAGGGGGTGCCACAGCATTGGTAAGCCTGCTGTTAATATTTGGCATCTTCTGCTGGTATGGACAGAGAGCAGGTTACATGTCCGGGGACTCAGGCTCATACAGCAGGGGCCGGGGTGGAAAACATTATGATGACTATGTAGAGTCAGGCACCAAGAAAGACACTTCCATCTTAGAGATCAGGGCCCCTCCTGCAGGTTTTCAGATGACAGCTATGGCCCATCAGCCCCTGCAGCCAAAGCTGGAGGATGTCACCTACATCCACACcattttcccctcctcctcctcttcctcccaagCTAACGGGACCTACCGGAGCAGCCACGGAGCTGGCAGCCTCAACGGCACCATCCTCAGCCAAACCAGCCACCACCATGTCACTTATGGTACCAACCGTGGCTACAGAGAGGGTGGCATCCCCGACATAGATTATGCCTACACGTGA